One genomic region from Phragmites australis chromosome 1, lpPhrAust1.1, whole genome shotgun sequence encodes:
- the LOC133917549 gene encoding WRKY transcription factor 71, producing the protein MSSGEFHFHDELASLFAQRPAPGEMTMLHQQAPASLFADYLQAGTPGMATDYDLLCRELDLPVVEDLVKRELVVDTGGGGAARTPSGGGTVPLTPNTTSSMSSSSSEAAGGGGGLGGGGFGAGEEDSAGRCKKEEGEGEESKEFGKGEEDGDKSKKGASAAKGKGKGEKRQRQPRFAFRTKSEVDHLEDGYRWRKYGQKAVKNSPYPRSYYRCTTQKCPVKKRVERSYQDPAVVITTYEGKHTHPIPATLRGSTHLAAHGLHHHLGAFPPPQMGAPFGRAGGGGIDVLGLLQPRGAPHHAVTPAMSHASSHSLAGPMGSSVATATTSTSSSPPSLQMQHFMAQDFGLLQDMLPSFVHINGRNIQP; encoded by the exons ATGTCGTCGGGCGAGTTCCACTTCCACGACGAGCTCGCGTCGCTGTTCGCGCAGCGGCCGGCGCCGGGCGAGATGACGATGCTGCATCAGCAGGCGCCGGCGTCTTTGTTCGCCGACTACCTGCAGGCCGGCACACCCGGCATGGCGACGGACTACGACCTGCTGTGCCGCGAGCTGGACCTGCCGGTGGTGGAGGACCTCGTCAAGAGGGAGCTGGTGGTGGACACGGGGGGAGGCGGCGCCGCACGGACGCCCAGCGGGGGCGGCACGGTGCCGTTGACGCCCAACACGACGTCGTCTATGTCATCGTCGTCGAGCGAGGCGgcgggcgggggaggaggactcggcggcggcggcttcggcgccggggaggaggacTCGGCGGGGAGGTGCAAgaaggaggagggcgagggggaggagagCAAGGAGTTCGGCaagggggaggaggacggtGACAAGAGCAAGAAAGG GGCCTCGGCGGCGAAGGGCAAGGGGAAGGGCGAGaagcggcagcggcagccgcGGTTCGCGTTCAGGACCAAGAGCGAGGTCGATCACCTCGAGGACGGCTACCGGTGGCGCAAGTACGGCCAGAAGGCCGTCAAGAACAGCCCATACCCCAG GAGCTACTACCGGTGCACGACGCAGAAGTGCCCGGTGAAGAAGCGGGTGGAGCGGTCGTACCAGGACCCCGCGGTGGTGATCACCACGTACGAGGGCAAGCACACGCACCCCATCCCGGCCACGCTCCGCGGCAGCACCCACCTCGCCGCGCACGGCCTGCACCACCACCTCGGCGCCTTCCCGCCGCCGCAGATGGGCGCGCCGTTCGGGCgggccggtggcggcggcatcGACGTGCTGGGCCTTCTGCAGCCGCGCGGCGCCCCCCACCATGCAGTGACGCCGGCGATGAGCCACGCGTCGTCCCACAGCCTGGCCGGTCCGATGGGTAGCAGTGTGGCGACCGCGACCACAAGCACCTCATCGTCTCCTCCGTCGCTCCAGATGCAGCACTTCATGGCGCAGGACTTTGGGCTCCTGCAGGACATGCTGCCTTCCTTCGTTCACATCAACGGCCGCAACATCCAGCCCTGA